In Runella sp. SP2, the genomic window GGAATGCACGCCTTTACCTTTGGCCCCGACGGAAAACTGTATTTTAACTTCGGAAACGAAGGAAATCAACTACTGGACGGCAAAGGTCAGCCCGTACTCGACCAAGATGGGCAGCCCATCGACCGCAAAAAATACAAGCAAGGAATGGTGTTCCGTTGCGACCCTGATTTTAAAAACGTAGAAGTACTCGGGCACAACTTCCGCAACAACTACGAAGTGGCCGTGGACAGCTACGGCACCATGTGGCAGTCGGATAACGACGACGATGGCAACAAAGGAGTCCGTATTAATTACGTGATGGAATACGGCAACTACGGCTACACCGACGAAATGACGGGGGCAGGCTGGAGCGCCAATCGGACCAATATCGAAGCCGAAATCCCTTTCCGCCACTGGCACCTAAACGACCCTGGCGTAGTTCCTAACCTACTCCAAACGGGTGCAGGCTCGCCTACGGGTATGGTGATTTACGAAGGTGATATGCTGCCAACTGTCTTCCAAAATCAAATGATTCACTGCGATGCGGGGCCCAACGTGGTGCGTTCGTATCCCGTTGAAAAAAATGGCGCGGGCTACAAAGCCAACATGGTGAACGTACTGTACGGCAAACGCAACCAATGGTTCCGCCCGTCGGATGTGTGCGTGGCGCCAGATGGTTCGCTTTTCGCCGCCGACTGGTACGACCCAGGCGTGGGTGGTCACCAAGCGGGTGATTTGAACCGTGGACGCATCTATCGCATCACGCCGCCCAATACTTCTTACAAAACTCCAAACCACGATTTCACCACGTTGGAAGGTGCATTGAAAGCCATTCAAAGCCCCAACGTTTCGGTGCGCTATTTGGCGTGGAACAAAATTCGTAGCCTCGGCCAAAGCGCGGAAAGTGAGCTATCGAAAATGTACCAAATGTCGCCTAACCCCCGCATGAAAGCGCGGGCGCTGTGGTTGTTGAGCAAACTTCCCAACGGGCATAACTACGTCAGTGCGGCGTTGAAAGATGCCAACGCTGATTTGCGAATCACTGCCATTCGGGCCGCGCGTCAAATCACAGCCAAAGGGGTGTTGCCGTTGACTGTTGAGCAATTGAATCTCTTAGCTTCTGACTCAGAACCGCAGGTTCGTCGGGAAGTAGCTTTGGCGATTCGTCATAATACCGACGACCTTGCGGCAGATATTTGGGCACAATTGGCCAACCGCTACGACGGACAGGACCGCTGGTACCTCGAAGCCCTCGGTGTGTCGGCAGATGGTCAATGGGATAAGTTTTTTGGCACTTGGCTCAAACTTGCAGGGCCTAACCCAACTGCCTCCGCCAAAGGCAAAGACCTCGTTTGGCGGGCACGGACGGCGGCCTCGGTGCCGTTGTTGGCCTCGTTGGCAGGTGATAAAAACGTGGCGTTGAAAGACCGCCTTCGTTATTTCAGGGCGTTTGATTTTAACCCAGGCGCTACCGAAAAATCGACGGCGTTGCTGGAGTTGATGAAAACCAATACCGACACCGAAATCACCAAATTGTGCCTCCGTCACCTCGACCCAGGTTTTGTTAAAACTTCACCTTTGGCGCAGCAAAACCTTCAAAAACTACTCGACGCCAGCTACGGCACGGGCGAATACATGGATTTGGTACAACGGTTTGAACCTGCCAGCGAAGCAAAACGCTTGTTACAACTCGCCCTCGACAAACCGATGCAACGCGAAGGCCGAGACGCCGCGCGTCAGTTGTTGAAACAAGAGCAAATCC contains:
- a CDS encoding PVC-type heme-binding CxxCH protein, which produces MKKYLWGLGALAMTSGLVASYQNDNPSRASQSSLDSVYAKLTQEQKHDLKYAVGALEVADGLEANLFASEPMITNPTNIDIDHRGRVWVLEAYNYRPAITGNPTHSEGDRILILEDTNGDGKADLSKVFYQGPEVAAPLGVLVMGNRVLVSQSPYVWLFTDENGDDKADKKEIIFQGIKGAQHDHGMHAFTFGPDGKLYFNFGNEGNQLLDGKGQPVLDQDGQPIDRKKYKQGMVFRCDPDFKNVEVLGHNFRNNYEVAVDSYGTMWQSDNDDDGNKGVRINYVMEYGNYGYTDEMTGAGWSANRTNIEAEIPFRHWHLNDPGVVPNLLQTGAGSPTGMVIYEGDMLPTVFQNQMIHCDAGPNVVRSYPVEKNGAGYKANMVNVLYGKRNQWFRPSDVCVAPDGSLFAADWYDPGVGGHQAGDLNRGRIYRITPPNTSYKTPNHDFTTLEGALKAIQSPNVSVRYLAWNKIRSLGQSAESELSKMYQMSPNPRMKARALWLLSKLPNGHNYVSAALKDANADLRITAIRAARQITAKGVLPLTVEQLNLLASDSEPQVRREVALAIRHNTDDLAADIWAQLANRYDGQDRWYLEALGVSADGQWDKFFGTWLKLAGPNPTASAKGKDLVWRARTAASVPLLASLAGDKNVALKDRLRYFRAFDFNPGATEKSTALLELMKTNTDTEITKLCLRHLDPGFVKTSPLAQQNLQKLLDASYGTGEYMDLVQRFEPASEAKRLLQLALDKPMQREGRDAARQLLKQEQIPLLWSTINGKDVAKAQNTLIALRGIGSKQSLDILKSVALDPKRPKAIRTEATRALGGSMDGEDLVLDLLQQGKIANDYKAVAVQGVSGAWRKNVRIQAAKYLDAAPTKTGKKLPPVSELMTLTGNVANGKTVFANYCAICHQVNGEGSDFGPKLSEIGSKLGKDGQYMAIFYPSAGVSFGYEGYEVKFKDGSTTVGIVASKTETDLLLKFPGGTTQSYKMSQVVSMKKLDESLMTAGLHESMSQQELVDLIEYLSSLKRK